In Tamandua tetradactyla isolate mTamTet1 chromosome 7, mTamTet1.pri, whole genome shotgun sequence, the following are encoded in one genomic region:
- the CBX6 gene encoding chromobox protein homolog 6 isoform X2 encodes MELSAVGERVFAAESIIKRRIRKGRIEYLVKWKGWAIKYSTWEPEENILDSRLIAAFEQKERERELYGPKKRGPKPKTFLLKPSASASSPKLHSSAAVHRLKKDIRRCHRMSRRPLPRPDPQGGSPGLRPPISPFSETVRIINRKVKPREPKRNRIILNLKVIDKGSGGGGAGQGAGALARPKVPSRNRVIGKSKKFSESILRTQIRHMKFGTFALYNKPPPVPLAASPAGKADLTGPQGPGLLLATPAAPYDARSSSSSGCPSPAPPSSEPDDTPPKLLPETLSPPAPDWRESEVLDLSVPPESAATGKRSPPEVIAATGLALPPAPDPAGAASEPEAGDWRPEMSPCSNVVVTDVTSNLLTVTIKEFCNPEDFEKVAAGVAGAAGGGGGSGANK; translated from the exons ATGGAGCTGTCTGCAGTGGGCGAGCGGGTCTTCGCGGCCGAATCCATCATCAAACGGCGGATCCGAAAG GGTCGCATCGAGTACCTGGTGAAATGGAAGGGGTGGGCGATCAA GTACAGCACCTGGGAGCCCGAGGAGAACATCCTGGACTCGCGGCTCATTGCAGCCTTCGAGCAGAA GGAGAGAGAGCGTGAGCTGTATGGGCCCAAGAAGAGGGGACCCAAACCCAAAACTTTCCTCCTGAAG CCCAGCGCCAGTGCCTCCTCACCCAAGCTGCACTCCAGCGCGGCCGTGCACCGACTCAAGAAGGACATCCGCCGCTGCCACCGCATGTCCCGCCGCCCCCTGCCCCGCCCGGACCCCCAGGGCGGCAGCCCCGGCCTGCGCCCCCCCATCTCGCCCTTCTCGGAAACGGTGCGCATCATCAATCGCAAGGTCAAGCCTCGGGAGCCCAAGCGGAACCGTATCATCCTGAACCTGAAGGTGATCGACAAGGGCTCAGGCGGGGGCGGCGCCGGGCAGGGGGCCGGGGCCCTCGCCCGCCCCAAGGTCCCCTCGCGGAACCGCGTCATCGGCAAGAGCAAGAAGTTCAGCGAGAGCATCCTGCGCACGCAGATCCGCCACATGAAGTTCGGTACCTTTGCGCTGTACAACAAGCCGCCGCCCGTCCCTCTGGCGGCCTCGCCAGCCGGCAAGGCCGACCTCACGGGCCCCCAGGGCCCAGGGCTACTCCTGGCCACCCCCGCCGCCCCCTACGATGCCCGCAGCTCCAGCTCCTCGGGCTGCCCCTCGCCGGCACCGCCGTCCTCCGAGCCCGACGACACGCCCCCCAAGCTGCTCCCGGAGACCTTGAGCCCACCCGCCCCCGACTGGCGCGAGTCTGAGGTGCTTGACCTATCTGTCCCCCCTGAGTCGGCAGCCACTGGCAAGCGGTCACCCCCTGAAGTCATTGCTGCCACCGGCCTggcccttcccccagcccccgaCCCCGCTGGGGCCGCCTCCGAGCCCGAGGCTGGGGACTGGCGCCCGGAGATGTCACCCTGCTCCAACGTGGTCGTCACCGATGTCACCAGCAATCTCCTGACGGTCACCATTAAGGAATTCTGCAATCCTGAGGATTTCGAGAAGGTGGCGGCTGGGGTGGCAGGGGCGGCAGGGGGCGGTGGTGGCAGTGGGGCCAACAAGTGA
- the CBX6 gene encoding chromobox protein homolog 6 isoform X1 produces MELSAVGERVFAAESIIKRRIRKGRIEYLVKWKGWAIKYSTWEPEENILDSRLIAAFEQKERERELYGPKKRGPKPKTFLLKARAQAEALRISDVHFSVKPSASASSPKLHSSAAVHRLKKDIRRCHRMSRRPLPRPDPQGGSPGLRPPISPFSETVRIINRKVKPREPKRNRIILNLKVIDKGSGGGGAGQGAGALARPKVPSRNRVIGKSKKFSESILRTQIRHMKFGTFALYNKPPPVPLAASPAGKADLTGPQGPGLLLATPAAPYDARSSSSSGCPSPAPPSSEPDDTPPKLLPETLSPPAPDWRESEVLDLSVPPESAATGKRSPPEVIAATGLALPPAPDPAGAASEPEAGDWRPEMSPCSNVVVTDVTSNLLTVTIKEFCNPEDFEKVAAGVAGAAGGGGGSGANK; encoded by the exons ATGGAGCTGTCTGCAGTGGGCGAGCGGGTCTTCGCGGCCGAATCCATCATCAAACGGCGGATCCGAAAG GGTCGCATCGAGTACCTGGTGAAATGGAAGGGGTGGGCGATCAA GTACAGCACCTGGGAGCCCGAGGAGAACATCCTGGACTCGCGGCTCATTGCAGCCTTCGAGCAGAA GGAGAGAGAGCGTGAGCTGTATGGGCCCAAGAAGAGGGGACCCAAACCCAAAACTTTCCTCCTGAAG gcCCGGGCCCAGGCCGAGGCCCTCCGCATCAGCGATGTGCACTTCTCTGTCAAGCCCAGCGCCAGTGCCTCCTCACCCAAGCTGCACTCCAGCGCGGCCGTGCACCGACTCAAGAAGGACATCCGCCGCTGCCACCGCATGTCCCGCCGCCCCCTGCCCCGCCCGGACCCCCAGGGCGGCAGCCCCGGCCTGCGCCCCCCCATCTCGCCCTTCTCGGAAACGGTGCGCATCATCAATCGCAAGGTCAAGCCTCGGGAGCCCAAGCGGAACCGTATCATCCTGAACCTGAAGGTGATCGACAAGGGCTCAGGCGGGGGCGGCGCCGGGCAGGGGGCCGGGGCCCTCGCCCGCCCCAAGGTCCCCTCGCGGAACCGCGTCATCGGCAAGAGCAAGAAGTTCAGCGAGAGCATCCTGCGCACGCAGATCCGCCACATGAAGTTCGGTACCTTTGCGCTGTACAACAAGCCGCCGCCCGTCCCTCTGGCGGCCTCGCCAGCCGGCAAGGCCGACCTCACGGGCCCCCAGGGCCCAGGGCTACTCCTGGCCACCCCCGCCGCCCCCTACGATGCCCGCAGCTCCAGCTCCTCGGGCTGCCCCTCGCCGGCACCGCCGTCCTCCGAGCCCGACGACACGCCCCCCAAGCTGCTCCCGGAGACCTTGAGCCCACCCGCCCCCGACTGGCGCGAGTCTGAGGTGCTTGACCTATCTGTCCCCCCTGAGTCGGCAGCCACTGGCAAGCGGTCACCCCCTGAAGTCATTGCTGCCACCGGCCTggcccttcccccagcccccgaCCCCGCTGGGGCCGCCTCCGAGCCCGAGGCTGGGGACTGGCGCCCGGAGATGTCACCCTGCTCCAACGTGGTCGTCACCGATGTCACCAGCAATCTCCTGACGGTCACCATTAAGGAATTCTGCAATCCTGAGGATTTCGAGAAGGTGGCGGCTGGGGTGGCAGGGGCGGCAGGGGGCGGTGGTGGCAGTGGGGCCAACAAGTGA